A genomic window from Halomonas sp. LR3S48 includes:
- the tatC gene encoding twin-arginine translocase subunit TatC, translating into MSDSDDKQELGQAPLIEHLIELRSRLLRAVVAIFVIFLGLYPFANEIYTFVAQPLMGMLPEGSQMIATEVASPFLAPFKLTLVVAVFLAIPYVLHQAWAFVAPGLYDNEKALALPLLASSVGLFYAGAAFAYYAVFPLLFQFFTQTGPENVAVMTDINQYLNFVLKLFFAFGVAFEIPIATFLLILSGATTVESLTKKRPYIILGCFVVGMLLTPPDVISQSLLAIPMYLLYEVGILFGRLVRRRRRRSAEATPVEERDDA; encoded by the coding sequence ATGAGCGACTCCGACGACAAGCAGGAACTTGGCCAGGCCCCTCTGATCGAGCACCTGATCGAGCTGCGTTCGCGCCTGCTGCGCGCCGTAGTGGCGATCTTCGTGATATTTCTGGGCCTGTACCCTTTCGCCAACGAGATCTATACCTTCGTGGCTCAGCCGCTGATGGGCATGCTGCCGGAAGGCTCGCAGATGATCGCCACCGAAGTGGCCTCACCGTTCCTGGCTCCGTTCAAGCTGACCCTGGTGGTGGCGGTGTTCCTCGCCATTCCCTACGTCCTGCACCAGGCCTGGGCCTTCGTCGCCCCCGGGCTCTACGACAACGAGAAGGCCCTGGCCCTGCCGCTGCTGGCCTCCAGCGTGGGGCTGTTCTATGCCGGCGCGGCCTTCGCCTACTATGCGGTCTTTCCTCTGCTGTTCCAGTTCTTCACCCAGACCGGGCCGGAGAACGTGGCGGTGATGACCGACATCAATCAGTACCTGAACTTCGTCCTCAAGCTGTTCTTCGCCTTCGGCGTGGCCTTCGAGATCCCCATCGCCACCTTCCTGCTGATACTCTCCGGCGCCACCACGGTGGAGAGCCTGACGAAGAAGCGGCCCTATATCATCCTCGGCTGCTTCGTGGTCGGCATGCTGCTGACCCCGCCCGACGTGATCTCCCAGAGCCTCTTGGCAATTCCGATGTATCTGCTCTACGAGGTGGGCATCCTGTTCGGCCGCCTGGTGCGGCGCAGAAGGCGCCGATCGGCGGAGGCGACCCCGGTCGAGGAGCGCGACGACGCCTGA
- the tatB gene encoding Sec-independent protein translocase protein TatB — translation MFDIGFLELLILGIVGLLVLGPERLPKAARTVGLWVGKIKRTVSSMQREINSQLEAEELRQKLKEQQTKLDESLNKAKRDVESIAEPAPTPRQGGGEPPEASAREPDGETPPPASARLDDALADARAAGDKPSSPDDDKDAASR, via the coding sequence ATGTTCGATATCGGCTTCCTGGAACTGCTGATCCTCGGGATCGTGGGCCTGCTCGTGCTCGGCCCGGAGCGCCTGCCCAAGGCGGCGCGTACGGTTGGGCTGTGGGTAGGCAAGATCAAGCGCACCGTGTCGAGCATGCAGCGCGAGATCAACTCGCAGCTCGAAGCGGAGGAGTTGCGCCAGAAGCTCAAGGAACAGCAGACCAAACTCGACGAGAGCCTCAACAAGGCCAAGCGCGACGTGGAGAGCATCGCCGAACCCGCCCCGACACCACGCCAGGGCGGCGGTGAGCCGCCCGAGGCCTCGGCGCGGGAGCCTGACGGCGAAACGCCGCCACCGGCCTCCGCGCGACTCGACGATGCCCTGGCCGATGCCAGGGCGGCAGGCGACAAGCCCTCCTCCCCCGACGATGACAAGGACGCCGCTTCCCGATGA